From the Lysobacterales bacterium genome, one window contains:
- a CDS encoding S9 family peptidase, whose product MKLNLQRVVTATALALSMSMSQTAFAERLPAKLFAQHAQYADVTLSPDGTHLAITTPVDNHTDLMIIDLSGKEEPSRLRSLPKEHVADPFWANDNRLVFGKNKKADYLEQPWDLGELYSINREMKEQKIMFGYQPDVGTRQGRKKDQGWASVIARRGEDRSTLIVQFQSWDPNEKNTYIYRLDPNTVDRKLIEKIPQESANVSVDHDSVPRFAISADLYYNPILRYRPTADADWQPVPKSLSGRWMGIWAFESDNNTAWAEIADAGEPTSLYKVNFAKGTREKVLSLPDHNTGGLIFAGFNPEPFAIINYLPKISIQYLDPNSAWAKLHAGLMKQFPGNLVTLEEFSRDDMKVLVNVQGDRNPGQYYIVGREKNSIAKVLDSTEGLDSAKLAPMRPVQFQNREGTTLTGMLTLPLEGKTPFPTVVMPHGGPHGASDYWGYDNDVQFLANRGYAVLQINFQGSGGRGEDFEKSTHRKWGTVIMDDIADGLKWAVAQNVVDANRVCIYGVSFGGYAALMNPIRHPDTYRCAIGYAGFYDMEMDYKKGDINDTRRGRNQIEAELGTDIAAMRMNSPARHADKVKIPVMLVHGKDDHRCPYAHYKMMLDGLKEAGTPVTSLVKDAEGHGFYKEENRIELYEKMEAFLDEHIGAKSK is encoded by the coding sequence ATGAAGCTGAACCTCCAGCGCGTCGTCACGGCGACTGCGCTTGCCCTGTCCATGTCCATGTCCCAGACGGCGTTCGCCGAGCGTCTGCCGGCCAAATTGTTTGCCCAGCACGCGCAGTACGCCGATGTGACCTTGTCGCCCGATGGCACCCATCTCGCGATCACGACGCCGGTCGACAACCACACCGACCTCATGATCATCGACCTGAGCGGCAAGGAAGAACCCAGCCGGCTGCGCAGCCTGCCCAAGGAACACGTCGCCGATCCCTTCTGGGCCAACGACAATCGCCTCGTGTTCGGCAAGAACAAGAAGGCCGACTACCTCGAACAGCCCTGGGACCTCGGCGAGCTTTACTCGATCAATCGCGAGATGAAAGAGCAGAAGATCATGTTCGGCTACCAGCCGGACGTAGGCACCCGCCAAGGCCGCAAGAAGGATCAGGGCTGGGCATCGGTGATCGCGCGCCGCGGCGAAGATCGCAGCACGCTGATCGTGCAATTCCAGTCCTGGGATCCGAACGAGAAGAACACCTACATCTATCGCCTGGATCCAAACACCGTCGACCGCAAGCTGATCGAGAAGATTCCACAGGAATCGGCGAACGTCAGCGTGGACCACGACAGCGTGCCGCGTTTCGCAATTTCGGCGGACCTGTACTACAACCCGATTCTCCGCTATCGCCCAACTGCAGACGCCGACTGGCAGCCGGTGCCGAAGTCACTCAGTGGCCGCTGGATGGGCATTTGGGCGTTCGAGAGCGACAACAATACCGCGTGGGCCGAAATTGCCGACGCCGGCGAACCGACTTCCCTGTACAAGGTGAACTTCGCGAAAGGCACTCGCGAGAAAGTGTTGTCGCTGCCTGACCACAACACCGGCGGCCTGATATTTGCGGGCTTCAATCCCGAGCCGTTCGCGATCATCAACTACCTGCCCAAGATCAGCATCCAGTACCTCGATCCGAACTCCGCCTGGGCCAAGCTCCACGCAGGACTGATGAAGCAGTTTCCGGGAAACCTGGTCACACTCGAAGAGTTCAGCCGTGACGACATGAAGGTCCTCGTGAATGTCCAGGGTGACCGAAACCCCGGCCAGTACTACATCGTCGGTCGCGAGAAGAACTCGATCGCGAAGGTTCTCGACAGCACTGAAGGACTGGATTCCGCGAAGCTCGCGCCGATGCGTCCGGTCCAGTTCCAGAACCGAGAGGGCACGACGCTCACCGGCATGCTGACCCTGCCGCTGGAGGGCAAGACGCCTTTTCCGACCGTAGTGATGCCGCATGGCGGGCCGCACGGCGCGTCCGACTATTGGGGCTACGACAACGATGTGCAGTTTCTGGCCAATCGTGGCTACGCCGTGCTTCAGATCAATTTCCAGGGCTCAGGTGGCCGGGGCGAGGACTTCGAGAAGTCGACCCATCGCAAGTGGGGCACCGTCATCATGGATGACATCGCCGATGGACTGAAATGGGCCGTGGCCCAGAACGTCGTCGACGCCAATCGCGTTTGCATCTACGGCGTCAGCTTCGGCGGCTATGCCGCATTGATGAATCCGATCCGACATCCCGACACCTACCGTTGCGCCATCGGATACGCCGGTTTCTATGACATGGAGATGGACTACAAGAAGGGCGACATCAACGATACCCGTCGCGGTCGCAACCAGATCGAGGCCGAACTCGGCACCGACATCGCGGCCATGCGCATGAACTCTCCGGCTCGGCACGCGGACAAGGTCAAGATTCCCGTGATGCTGGTCCACGGCAAGGATGATCATCGTTGCCCCTATGCGCACTACAAGATGATGCTTGATGGCCTGAAAGAAGCGGGCACGCCGGTGACGTCGCTGGTCAAGGATGCCGAAGGCCACGGCTTCTACAAGGAAGAGAACCGCATCGAGCTGTACGAGAAGATGGAAGCCTTCCTCGACGAGCACATCGGCGCGAAGTCGAAGTAA
- a CDS encoding DNA-3-methyladenine glycosylase 2 family protein — translation MKSPRADHARGFDLVAARRLLARRDPALGRWMKRVGELETRWQQRFDPVDSLARSILYQQLSGKAAATIHGRVLDRFGQRRKLTPSGLLSAPDTGLRECGVSFNKIAALKDLAAKAEQGVVPTLAQMRRLHHDEIVERLTEVRGIGRWTVEMMLIFWLGRPDILPVDDLGIRKGAQIVLGHDEMLKPKELFAHGEVWAPYRTAASLYLWRIADFDKEQSGATKVKRSQD, via the coding sequence ATGAAATCGCCGCGCGCAGATCATGCGCGCGGTTTCGACCTGGTCGCGGCGCGTCGCCTGCTGGCGCGCCGCGATCCTGCCCTCGGGCGCTGGATGAAGCGCGTCGGTGAACTCGAGACGCGCTGGCAACAGCGTTTCGACCCGGTCGATTCGCTGGCGCGTTCGATCCTCTATCAACAACTGTCGGGCAAGGCCGCCGCGACGATCCATGGTCGTGTGCTGGACCGGTTCGGCCAGCGCAGGAAGCTCACGCCCTCCGGACTGCTGTCGGCACCGGACACGGGCCTGCGCGAATGTGGTGTGTCGTTCAACAAGATTGCCGCATTGAAGGATCTCGCCGCGAAAGCGGAGCAAGGCGTGGTGCCGACGCTCGCGCAGATGCGTCGGCTGCATCACGACGAGATCGTCGAACGCCTGACCGAGGTACGCGGCATCGGCCGCTGGACGGTCGAGATGATGCTGATCTTCTGGCTCGGCCGGCCCGACATCCTGCCGGTCGACGACCTCGGCATCCGCAAAGGCGCGCAAATCGTGCTCGGCCACGACGAGATGCTGAAGCCGAAGGAATTGTTTGCGCACGGTGAGGTGTGGGCGCCGTACCGCACGGCGGCCAGTCTCTATCTATGGCGCATCGCCGACTTCGACAAGGAACAGTCCGGCGCCACCAAGGTGAAGCGCTCGCAGGATTGA
- a CDS encoding penicillin acylase family protein: MFKSSTRRPALRLLCVALASAFIAPLASAETINASGLRAPGSIGYDAEGVPLIQAANDYDAAFLMGYVHARDRLWQMDYLRRAASGTLTELVGAPALANDIQLRTLGLRRAAQASWSVTPDIARGELRSYAEGVNLWVRTHALPSEYSALELTKFEPWSPVDSLIVGKLLAFQLSFDLDIDYTVRLGAYMSAGAAAGFNGQALFFEDTHRVQPFDTRASIAAADFHPSALADDGKSMASAIPSYAPEFLAQTEALRDSLLANEWIAPKLAPRENRGGSNWWIMHGSKTASGKAILSNDPHLGLDLPAIMHEAHIVSTDPAYAESMNVSGLAPPGVPSILLGCKPQFCWGLTTNPMDVSDTYQEKFLLNTYGLPTHTLYKGVAEPVNWTFQSYYVNKLDGVMDNAARDNSIGYTNGGLTITIPRRNHGPVLSITNDTGISVAYTGWGPTRELEAIRRINRANNLDEFRTALTYFDVGSQNFGYAGTDGTIAYFTSAEAPVREDLQSNTVDGVPPFLIRDGSGARKNGWLPVSHPQVNQAVPYEILPPSEMPYVINPASGYIANANNDPIGSTFDNNAFNQLRPGGGLHYLSFGYSSLRVGRIDRALQSAIAAGPVTPVQMKTLQANTQLLDAELVLPHVSVAFDNAAASSWPELKALAQDARIVEAVGRLRAWDYSSPTGLKAGFDAGDNPAAMADPSDVEVANSVAATIWALWRGQAVRNTIDATMSRVGLGNYLPGSNESYIALKRLLERYDTQQGKGISGLNFFQVTGAPNANAARDYVLLKSLSDALNLAASESFAPAFARSTNQNDYRWGKLHRIVFKHALGGPFNIPGPGLYGLTNLGTGLDGVARQGGYEAVDASSHSSRANTLNGFMFGSGPARRFVGEMSTPIVADQIYPGGQNAALGSPGYISQLPRWLVNAYKPLPIDQAAHQAAVVSTINFVPAGNP, from the coding sequence ATGTTCAAGTCCTCGACGCGCCGCCCGGCGCTTCGTCTGCTGTGTGTCGCGCTGGCGTCGGCCTTCATCGCGCCTCTGGCGTCCGCAGAAACCATCAATGCCTCGGGCCTGCGTGCGCCGGGATCGATCGGATACGACGCCGAAGGCGTGCCCTTGATCCAGGCCGCGAACGACTACGACGCCGCCTTCCTGATGGGCTACGTGCATGCCCGTGACCGCCTCTGGCAGATGGATTACCTGCGCCGCGCCGCCAGCGGCACCCTGACCGAACTGGTGGGTGCGCCGGCGCTCGCGAACGACATCCAGTTGCGCACGCTGGGCCTGCGTCGTGCCGCACAGGCCAGCTGGTCGGTCACGCCCGACATCGCCCGCGGCGAACTGCGTTCCTACGCAGAGGGCGTGAACTTGTGGGTGCGTACGCATGCCTTGCCCTCCGAGTACAGCGCGCTCGAACTCACCAAGTTCGAACCCTGGTCGCCGGTCGATTCGCTGATCGTCGGCAAGTTGCTCGCGTTCCAGCTCAGCTTCGATCTCGATATCGACTACACCGTGCGGCTGGGCGCCTACATGAGCGCCGGTGCGGCCGCCGGATTCAATGGTCAGGCCCTGTTCTTCGAAGACACCCATCGCGTGCAGCCGTTCGATACGCGCGCTTCGATCGCGGCCGCCGACTTCCACCCCAGCGCGCTGGCCGACGACGGCAAGTCGATGGCCTCCGCCATTCCGTCCTACGCGCCGGAGTTTCTGGCGCAGACCGAAGCCCTGCGCGACTCGTTGCTGGCGAACGAATGGATCGCGCCCAAGCTCGCGCCGCGCGAAAACCGCGGCGGCTCGAACTGGTGGATCATGCATGGCTCGAAGACGGCTTCGGGCAAGGCCATCCTGTCGAACGACCCGCATCTCGGCCTCGACTTGCCCGCGATCATGCACGAGGCGCACATCGTCTCGACCGATCCTGCCTATGCCGAATCGATGAATGTGTCCGGTCTCGCGCCGCCCGGCGTCCCCTCGATCCTGCTCGGCTGCAAGCCGCAATTCTGCTGGGGTCTGACGACCAATCCGATGGACGTGTCGGACACCTACCAGGAGAAATTCCTGCTCAATACCTACGGCCTGCCGACGCACACGCTGTACAAGGGCGTGGCCGAGCCGGTGAACTGGACCTTCCAGAGTTACTACGTCAACAAGCTCGACGGCGTGATGGACAACGCCGCGCGCGACAATTCGATCGGCTACACCAATGGCGGCTTGACGATCACGATTCCGCGCCGCAATCACGGTCCGGTGCTGTCGATCACCAATGACACCGGCATCTCGGTGGCCTACACCGGCTGGGGTCCGACGCGCGAACTGGAAGCGATCCGCCGCATCAATCGCGCCAACAACCTCGATGAATTCCGGACCGCGCTGACGTACTTCGATGTCGGCTCGCAGAACTTCGGTTACGCCGGCACCGACGGCACGATCGCCTACTTCACCAGCGCCGAGGCGCCGGTGCGCGAAGATCTGCAGTCGAACACCGTGGATGGCGTGCCGCCGTTCCTGATCCGCGACGGATCGGGCGCCCGGAAGAACGGATGGCTGCCGGTCTCGCACCCGCAGGTGAACCAGGCCGTGCCTTACGAGATCCTGCCGCCAAGCGAAATGCCGTACGTGATCAACCCGGCTTCCGGCTACATCGCGAACGCCAACAACGACCCGATCGGCAGCACCTTCGACAACAATGCGTTCAACCAGCTGCGACCGGGGGGCGGCCTGCACTACCTGAGCTTCGGTTATTCCAGCCTGCGCGTGGGTCGCATCGACCGCGCCCTGCAGTCGGCCATTGCCGCAGGTCCGGTCACGCCCGTGCAGATGAAGACACTGCAGGCGAACACGCAGTTGCTCGATGCCGAACTCGTGCTGCCGCATGTCAGCGTCGCCTTCGACAACGCCGCGGCGTCGAGTTGGCCGGAACTGAAGGCGCTGGCGCAGGATGCGCGGATCGTCGAGGCCGTGGGTCGTCTGCGCGCCTGGGACTATTCCTCGCCGACCGGGCTGAAGGCCGGCTTCGATGCGGGCGACAATCCCGCAGCGATGGCCGATCCGAGCGATGTCGAGGTCGCGAATTCGGTGGCCGCGACGATCTGGGCGCTGTGGCGCGGCCAGGCCGTGCGCAACACCATCGATGCGACGATGTCGCGGGTCGGGCTGGGCAATTATCTCCCCGGTAGCAACGAGTCCTACATCGCGCTCAAGCGACTGCTGGAACGTTATGACACTCAGCAGGGCAAAGGTATTTCCGGCCTGAATTTCTTCCAGGTGACCGGTGCGCCGAACGCCAATGCGGCACGCGACTACGTGCTGCTGAAGTCGCTGTCGGATGCCTTGAACCTTGCTGCGAGCGAAAGTTTCGCACCGGCGTTCGCGCGCTCGACGAACCAGAACGACTATCGCTGGGGCAAGCTGCATCGCATCGTGTTCAAGCATGCCCTCGGCGGGCCGTTCAACATTCCGGGACCGGGCCTGTATGGCTTGACCAATCTCGGCACCGGGCTGGATGGTGTCGCGCGTCAGGGCGGCTACGAGGCGGTCGATGCATCCAGTCACAGTTCGCGCGCAAACACGCTGAACGGATTCATGTTCGGATCGGGACCGGCACGGCGCTTCGTCGGCGAGATGAGCACGCCGATCGTGGCCGACCAGATCTATCCCGGCGGCCAGAACGCGGCGCTGGGCTCGCCCGGCTATATCTCGCAATTGCCGCGCTGGCTGGTGAATGCGTACAAGCCCTTGCCGATCGATCAGGCCGCGCACCAGGCGGCGGTGGTGAGCACGATCAACTTCGTCCCCGCGGGCAATCCGTGA
- a CDS encoding rRNA pseudouridine synthase, with protein sequence MSAPTARYGLARVLSKRGLCSRTEAGRLIAAGRVRVDGRIVRDPESPTVLAAAIVVDDVRAVPATPVHLMLNKPRGLVTTRSDEQGRATVYDCFVGAELPWIAPVGRLDRASEGLLLFSNDPAFAAAITEPEHGIEKTYHVQVEGQVDHDVLARLEAGVAVEGELWRAARATVLRRGAKNCWLEIVLDEGRNRQIRRMLDALGFPVLRLIRVAIAGLRLGDLAKAQWRVLADADIAALQLPGFLRSA encoded by the coding sequence ATGAGTGCGCCTACCGCTCGTTACGGCCTCGCCCGTGTGTTGTCGAAGCGAGGCCTGTGTTCGCGGACCGAAGCGGGGCGGTTGATTGCGGCTGGTCGCGTGCGCGTGGACGGGCGCATCGTGCGCGACCCGGAATCGCCGACCGTGTTGGCCGCCGCGATCGTCGTCGATGACGTGCGCGCTGTACCGGCGACGCCGGTGCACCTGATGTTGAACAAGCCGCGCGGCCTGGTGACGACGCGATCGGACGAGCAGGGACGGGCGACCGTCTACGACTGCTTCGTCGGTGCCGAACTGCCGTGGATCGCACCGGTCGGACGCCTGGATCGGGCCAGCGAGGGCCTGTTGTTGTTCAGCAATGACCCGGCCTTTGCGGCGGCGATCACCGAGCCCGAACACGGCATCGAGAAGACCTATCACGTGCAGGTGGAAGGGCAGGTGGACCACGATGTCCTGGCGCGGCTTGAGGCCGGCGTCGCAGTCGAAGGCGAACTCTGGCGTGCGGCGCGTGCCACGGTGCTGCGCCGCGGAGCGAAGAACTGCTGGCTCGAGATCGTGCTCGACGAAGGGCGCAATCGGCAGATCCGGCGCATGCTCGACGCGCTCGGTTTCCCGGTGCTGCGCCTGATCCGGGTCGCAATTGCCGGTCTCCGCTTGGGCGATCTCGCCAAAGCGCAATGGCGTGTGCTGGCGGATGCCGATATTGCTGCACTGCAGTTGCCGGGATTCCTGCGCAGCGCATAA
- a CDS encoding right-handed parallel beta-helix repeat-containing protein, with protein sequence MANPLAPIHLVCGFALAACAWIAPALAIDRIVNNTQVAGDGVCDTHCSLRDAIDAAVPGQDVVRFDPSVFSTPQIIGSGSGVFSIPFDKSLTVIGPGRDLLTLHNGTIRDVNPSSAHAYDIRGLTFYSSNGFWVRSGASARFEDVRFSAPDPFSDAAIWVQSGNLTVSMCEFVNISSFMNGGGISQDIGTLNVNNSSFKNSFAGDAGGIYTRAQNPSIIGNTFEGNSSFNHGGAIHVANAIKAEIGNNTFYGNASGGLGAAIFAEGSTSTLAAYNNTIINNIGSAAAIYSESPTVLALIANNIIALNIDGANAPLPAFGGSGLNVDHDNITSATNLNLGPLTDNGGLTRTMALLDGSSAIGVGDPTICNRAPINRIDQRGFTRHICDAGAYASTPEDVFADSFE encoded by the coding sequence ATGGCAAACCCGCTGGCTCCGATCCATCTGGTGTGTGGGTTCGCGTTGGCGGCCTGCGCGTGGATAGCCCCGGCGCTTGCCATCGACCGAATTGTCAACAACACCCAAGTCGCTGGAGATGGCGTTTGTGACACCCATTGCAGTCTGCGCGATGCCATCGATGCCGCTGTACCGGGACAAGATGTCGTGCGCTTCGACCCGTCCGTGTTCAGTACGCCGCAAATCATAGGCAGCGGCAGCGGCGTATTCTCCATCCCGTTCGACAAATCCTTGACGGTGATCGGGCCTGGTCGTGACCTGCTGACCCTGCACAACGGAACCATTCGAGACGTGAACCCGAGTTCTGCGCATGCCTATGACATTCGCGGTCTCACGTTTTATTCCAGCAATGGCTTTTGGGTGCGCAGCGGTGCGAGCGCACGTTTTGAGGACGTGCGATTCTCCGCCCCCGATCCTTTCAGCGATGCCGCGATTTGGGTACAGAGCGGCAATCTAACGGTCTCGATGTGCGAGTTCGTCAATATCTCGTCGTTCATGAATGGCGGCGGCATCAGCCAAGACATTGGAACACTCAACGTCAACAATTCCAGCTTCAAGAACAGTTTCGCAGGCGACGCGGGCGGCATTTACACGCGCGCGCAAAACCCATCGATTATCGGCAACACCTTTGAGGGCAACAGTTCCTTCAATCACGGCGGGGCGATTCATGTGGCAAATGCCATCAAGGCCGAGATCGGAAACAACACGTTTTACGGCAATGCTTCTGGCGGCTTGGGCGCAGCCATTTTTGCCGAAGGCAGTACCAGCACGTTGGCCGCATACAACAACACCATCATCAACAACATCGGCAGCGCTGCCGCCATCTATTCTGAGTCGCCAACTGTGCTGGCGCTGATCGCCAACAACATCATTGCCCTGAATATCGATGGCGCCAATGCGCCCTTGCCGGCATTCGGAGGCTCTGGATTGAATGTGGATCACGACAACATCACCAGCGCAACGAATCTCAATCTAGGCCCGCTGACCGACAACGGTGGGCTCACGCGTACCATGGCTTTGCTCGATGGCAGCAGTGCCATCGGCGTAGGCGATCCCACCATTTGCAATCGCGCGCCCATCAATCGCATCGACCAACGCGGATTCACGCGCCACATCTGCGACGCGGGCGCGTATGCGAGCACACCCGAAGACGTTTTCGCCGACAGCTTCGAATGA
- a CDS encoding DUF2058 family protein: MTDSLREQLLKLGFASPKPEPPKPRPAHAKPHGQGKPQGKPHGRPHGHAKPQQAPKADARSQEEIDLARAYALRAKAERAEAEAAKRDAEKKAQEKRERKIKMTALLDGRAQNMADAEHPRHFEHQGKIKRVYCSEAQIAAINAGDLGIVMQDGHFRIVASDIAKAVGELEPRCLVVLLEPGEFEAAEAMADPSAM, encoded by the coding sequence ATGACCGACTCGCTCCGCGAACAATTGTTGAAACTCGGCTTCGCATCGCCGAAGCCCGAACCGCCGAAGCCGCGTCCGGCCCATGCCAAGCCCCATGGGCAGGGAAAGCCGCAAGGCAAACCGCACGGCAGGCCGCATGGGCATGCGAAACCGCAGCAGGCACCGAAGGCGGACGCGCGTTCGCAGGAAGAGATCGACCTGGCCCGGGCCTACGCGCTGCGCGCGAAGGCCGAGCGCGCGGAGGCCGAAGCGGCGAAACGCGATGCCGAGAAGAAGGCGCAGGAAAAGCGCGAGCGCAAGATCAAGATGACTGCGTTGCTCGACGGTCGCGCGCAGAACATGGCCGATGCCGAACATCCGCGCCACTTCGAGCACCAGGGCAAGATCAAGCGGGTGTATTGCAGCGAGGCCCAGATCGCGGCGATCAATGCCGGCGATCTCGGCATCGTCATGCAGGACGGTCACTTCCGCATCGTTGCGAGCGATATCGCCAAAGCGGTGGGCGAACTCGAACCGCGTTGCCTGGTGGTGTTGCTGGAGCCGGGTGAGTTCGAGGCCGCGGAAGCCATGGCCGATCCGTCCGCGATGTGA
- a CDS encoding SlyX family protein: MNTTLSEINERLAELEMRFAFQDDVVTSLNPQVATQERRIIDIAEELRQLRREVTQLRAALGHDIGDEPPPPHY; encoded by the coding sequence ATGAACACGACGCTATCCGAAATCAACGAGCGACTGGCCGAACTGGAAATGCGTTTCGCATTCCAGGACGACGTCGTCACCAGCCTGAATCCGCAGGTCGCGACTCAGGAGCGGCGTATCATCGACATCGCCGAGGAACTGCGCCAGTTGCGGCGCGAAGTGACGCAGCTGCGCGCTGCGCTCGGACATGACATCGGCGACGAACCGCCGCCGCCGCACTACTGA
- a CDS encoding capsular biosynthesis protein — MRDRHRPATVSGIALAVTPQHPFVDLHLHALPGVDNGPASWSAAVELCVQAAHNGIAHAVLTPHFRGKPYAERIARLSSRLIRLREALVDRGLAMEVALAGECRFDAFLHQAIQSGDLPWLGRWDDDYVVLIEFSDARLPAKIVPAIEWMRARRIRPMLAHPERIREVQAKPEVLAPLVTAGLLLQVDADAVAGGCGPYAQEAARALLQRGWVGVLASNAHDLVRQPPRIEPGRIAAAEILGEASSWELVAHRPARIAAMHFPALAQA, encoded by the coding sequence ATGCGCGACCGGCATCGACCAGCGACGGTCTCCGGAATCGCCCTGGCGGTGACGCCGCAGCATCCCTTCGTGGATCTGCATCTGCACGCCTTGCCGGGCGTCGACAACGGCCCGGCGTCGTGGTCGGCGGCGGTCGAGTTGTGTGTGCAGGCAGCCCACAACGGCATCGCGCACGCGGTGCTGACGCCGCATTTTCGCGGCAAGCCCTATGCCGAGCGGATCGCCCGGTTGTCCTCGCGATTGATCCGGTTGCGCGAAGCCCTCGTCGATCGCGGCTTGGCGATGGAGGTCGCGCTGGCCGGCGAATGCCGCTTCGATGCTTTTCTGCATCAGGCGATCCAGAGCGGCGATCTGCCCTGGCTCGGTCGCTGGGACGATGACTATGTCGTGTTGATCGAGTTTTCCGACGCGCGGCTGCCGGCGAAGATCGTGCCTGCCATCGAATGGATGCGTGCGCGTCGCATCCGACCGATGCTGGCGCATCCTGAGCGCATCCGCGAAGTGCAGGCCAAGCCCGAGGTGCTGGCGCCGTTGGTGACAGCGGGGCTGCTGCTGCAGGTCGATGCCGATGCCGTCGCCGGCGGTTGCGGTCCGTATGCGCAGGAGGCGGCACGCGCGCTCTTGCAGCGCGGCTGGGTCGGTGTGCTGGCCAGCAACGCCCATGATCTGGTGCGGCAGCCGCCGCGCATCGAACCCGGGCGCATCGCCGCGGCGGAAATCCTGGGCGAAGCATCCTCCTGGGAACTGGTCGCGCATCGCCCGGCGCGCATCGCCGCGATGCATTTTCCTGCGCTGGCACAAGCCTAG
- a CDS encoding SDR family oxidoreductase has product MDQACPVTGGAGFLGSHLCDRLLADGREVVCADNLFTGAKRNIAHLHGHPRFEFLRHDVTFPLFIEVDEIWNLACPASPIHYQHDPVQTTKTSVHGAINMLGLAKRLRVPIFQASTSEVYGDPVQHPQREDYWGHVNPIGPRSCYDEGKRCAETLFFDYHRQHQLQIKVARIFNTYGPRMHPNDGRVVSNFIVQALKHQPITLYGEGQQTRSFCFVDDLIEGFIRLMATDATITGPINLGNPGEFTIRELAEKVIALTGSRSTIEMRPLPADDPKQRQPDITRARVQLGWEPKVDLDAGLRSTIAYFDQLLAGGSV; this is encoded by the coding sequence ATCGACCAAGCGTGTCCTGTCACCGGCGGTGCCGGATTTCTCGGTTCGCATCTGTGCGATCGCTTGCTCGCCGATGGCCGCGAAGTCGTCTGCGCCGACAATCTGTTCACCGGCGCCAAGCGCAACATCGCGCACCTGCACGGTCATCCGCGCTTCGAGTTCCTGCGCCATGACGTGACCTTTCCGCTGTTCATCGAAGTCGACGAGATCTGGAACCTGGCCTGCCCGGCATCGCCGATCCACTACCAGCACGATCCGGTCCAGACCACGAAGACCAGCGTGCATGGCGCGATCAACATGCTGGGCCTGGCCAAGCGCCTGCGCGTGCCGATCTTCCAGGCCTCAACCAGCGAGGTCTATGGCGATCCGGTGCAGCATCCGCAGCGCGAGGACTACTGGGGTCATGTCAATCCGATCGGACCGCGCTCCTGCTACGACGAAGGCAAGCGTTGCGCCGAAACCCTGTTCTTCGACTACCACCGCCAGCACCAGTTGCAGATCAAGGTCGCGCGCATCTTCAATACCTACGGGCCGCGCATGCATCCGAACGATGGCCGCGTGGTCTCGAACTTCATCGTCCAGGCCTTGAAGCACCAGCCGATCACGCTCTATGGCGAAGGCCAGCAGACCCGCTCGTTCTGCTTCGTCGACGACCTGATCGAAGGCTTCATCCGCTTGATGGCGACCGACGCGACGATCACGGGTCCGATCAATCTCGGCAATCCTGGCGAGTTCACGATCCGCGAATTGGCGGAGAAGGTGATCGCATTGACCGGTTCGCGCTCGACGATCGAGATGCGACCGTTGCCGGCAGACGATCCGAAGCAGCGCCAGCCGGACATCACGCGGGCACGTGTGCAGCTCGGCTGGGAGCCGAAGGTCGACCTCGATGCCGGATTGCGATCGACGATCGCCTATTTCGACCAGTTGCTTGCCGGGGGATCGGTCTAG
- a CDS encoding FKBP-type peptidyl-prolyl cis-trans isomerase: protein MKQFLRSTLAAAVAVGLALPLSASALDKLTTEKEKVSYMVGMDLANGVGQIKDEIDLNIVIDAMKTQLAGGKSLMTAEESQTVRQAFMTKLQAAQQAKTAEQATKNKAEGDKFLAANKTKPGVKTTASGLQYSVVKEGTGKKPTAESTVKVHYTGTLLDGTKFDSSVDRGEPAQFPLNGVIAGWTEGLQLMSVGSKYKFFIPSNLAYGDRANPGPIGPNSTLIFDVELIEIVN from the coding sequence ATGAAGCAGTTCCTTCGTAGCACTCTCGCAGCCGCGGTCGCGGTCGGTCTGGCCCTGCCGCTGTCGGCGAGTGCGCTCGACAAGCTGACCACCGAAAAAGAAAAAGTCAGCTACATGGTCGGCATGGACCTCGCCAATGGCGTCGGCCAGATCAAGGACGAGATCGACCTCAACATCGTGATCGATGCGATGAAGACCCAGCTCGCCGGCGGCAAGTCGCTGATGACGGCGGAAGAATCGCAGACGGTTCGCCAGGCCTTCATGACCAAGCTGCAGGCCGCTCAGCAGGCCAAGACGGCCGAACAGGCGACGAAGAACAAGGCCGAGGGCGACAAGTTCCTGGCCGCGAACAAGACCAAGCCGGGCGTGAAGACGACGGCCTCGGGCCTGCAGTACTCGGTCGTCAAGGAAGGCACCGGCAAGAAGCCGACCGCCGAATCGACGGTCAAGGTGCACTACACCGGCACCCTGCTCGACGGCACCAAGTTCGACAGCTCGGTCGATCGCGGCGAGCCGGCGCAGTTCCCGCTGAATGGCGTCATCGCCGGTTGGACGGAAGGCCTGCAGCTGATGTCGGTAGGCTCGAAGTACAAGTTCTTCATTCCGTCGAACCTGGCTTATGGCGATCGCGCCAATCCGGGTCCGATCGGCCCGAACTCGACGCTGATCTTCGACGTCGAACTGATCGAAATCGTGAACTGA